One Rosa chinensis cultivar Old Blush chromosome 5, RchiOBHm-V2, whole genome shotgun sequence genomic region harbors:
- the LOC112164374 gene encoding autophagy protein 5-like: MDMEAQRFLWEGAIPLQIHLHESEVTTLPSPPPALILAPRLGCLPLLASHLKPYFSSALPPGVDTIWFEYRGMPLKWYIPTGVLFDLLCAEPERPWNLTVHFRGYPGNILIPYEGEDSIKWSFINSFKEAAYIINGNCKNVMNMCQPDQVELWRSVLNGNLEAYLRVSSKLKLGAFGEMNSSSPRSRSSMGEIDVSGQVKQGRVPVRLYVWYVIEDFDDLEDAPPIDSWDKVFYINQPVEIQGEGRCFTLHDAVKSLLPDYFVEKSLGTAESLTVGGDDKQRVSSEDASDDKKAEEEVETSCDDCVNCKG; encoded by the coding sequence ATGGACATGGAAGCACAGAGGTTTTTATGGGAAGGAGCAATTCCTTTACAGATTCATCTCCACGAATCCGAAGTCACCACTCTTCCCTCTCCCCCACCAGCCCTGATCTTAGCTCCTCGGCTAGGATGCCTACCATTGTTGGCCTCGCATTTAAAGCCTTACTTCAGCAGTGCACTTCCTCCAGGTGTTGACACTATTTGGTTCGAGTACAGAGGCATGCCCTTGAAATGGTATATACCAACAGGagttctttttgatcttctatGTGCAGAGCCGGAGAGACCTTGGAATTTAACGGTGCATTTTAGAGGATATCCAGGAAACATATTGATCCCTTATGAAGGTGAAGATAGCATCAAGTGGAGCTTTATCAACTCATTTAAAGAGGCAGCATATATAATCAATGGAAACTGCAAGAATGTGATGAACATGTGTCAACCTGATCAGGTGGAGCTCTGGCGCTCTGTCTTAAATGGTAATTTGGAAGCCTACCTACGGGTATCTTCTAAACTTAAGCTTGGAGCATTTGGGGAAATGAACTCAAGCTCTCCAAGATCCCGATCGAGTATGGGTGAAATTGATGTTTCTGGGCAGGTGAAGCAAGGCCGAGTTCCTGTTCGGTTATATGTTTGGTATGTCATTGAGGACTTTGATGACTTGGAAGATGCACCACCGATTGATAGTTGGGACAAAGTTTTTTACATAAACCAGCCTGTCGAGATACAAGGAGAAGGTAGATGCTTTACTTTACATGATGCAGTGAAAAGCCTTCTGCCAGACTATTTTGTGGAGAAATCCTTGGGCACTGCTGAATCATTGACAGTAGGTGGTGATGACAAGCAAAGAGTTTCATCCGAAGATGCAAGCGATGATAAAAAAGCCGAAGAGGAAGTAGAAACTTCATGCGACGACTGTGTAAACTGTAAAGGCTAG